A single region of the Massilia sp. erpn genome encodes:
- a CDS encoding cytochrome c biogenesis CcdA family protein, with product MSEILLALAAGVLTIAAPCILPMLPFLLGSSIGASGRTRPVFIVLGFVLAFSSCALLFGLFAESLALSQQSLRDAAIVLLLAFGLLMLWKRPFEWLGQKLSGVVNLANDIGNRAQAGNLGGLVLGMTLGVVWTPCAGPVLGSILTLIATAHDLGRAALLLLCYSLGAGLPMLAIAYGGQQLSTKVRQVARYSVRMQQVFGVLTMLTAVAMYYHYDTLITVWLTA from the coding sequence ATGAGCGAAATCCTGCTTGCCCTGGCGGCCGGGGTGCTGACCATCGCCGCACCCTGCATCCTGCCCATGCTGCCCTTCCTGCTGGGCAGTTCGATCGGCGCATCCGGCCGCACCAGACCGGTCTTCATCGTGCTGGGCTTCGTGCTGGCCTTCTCCTCCTGCGCCCTGCTGTTTGGACTGTTCGCGGAATCGCTGGCCCTGTCGCAGCAAAGCTTGCGCGACGCTGCGATTGTCCTGCTGCTGGCCTTTGGCCTGCTCATGCTGTGGAAGCGGCCTTTTGAATGGCTGGGACAAAAGCTGTCCGGCGTCGTCAACCTGGCCAACGATATCGGCAATCGCGCACAAGCGGGCAATCTGGGCGGCCTGGTGCTGGGCATGACGCTGGGCGTGGTCTGGACGCCGTGCGCCGGGCCGGTGCTCGGCTCCATCCTGACGCTGATCGCCACCGCGCATGACCTGGGCCGCGCAGCCCTGCTGCTGCTCTGCTATTCCCTGGGCGCCGGCCTGCCCATGCTGGCCATCGCCTACGGCGGCCAGCAGCTCAGCACCAAGGTGCGCCAGGTGGCACGCTACTCGGTGCGCATGCAGCAGGTCTTCGGCGTGCTGACCATGCTCACCGCCGTCGCCATGTACTATCATTACGATACGCTGATCACCGTATGGCTGACGGCTTAA
- a CDS encoding DUF2147 domain-containing protein, giving the protein MKHSKRCARIVLLCALRSVPAPIHAQEIAQPEKNAAIPPAATPALLSRTGFSSRQWQDLVPPPEREWKQHVASRKDGESYDCALSFALAGDLRLDGYKALRVGGRTFTLSKTKSGVAP; this is encoded by the coding sequence ATGAAACATTCCAAGCGGTGCGCGCGCATCGTCCTGCTATGCGCGCTCAGGAGCGTGCCGGCGCCGATCCATGCGCAGGAGATCGCGCAACCGGAAAAAAACGCAGCCATCCCTCCAGCGGCCACACCCGCACTGCTTAGCCGTACCGGATTCTCAAGCAGGCAATGGCAAGACCTCGTACCGCCCCCGGAACGCGAATGGAAGCAGCATGTCGCATCGCGCAAAGATGGAGAAAGCTATGACTGTGCGCTGAGCTTCGCCCTGGCCGGCGATCTGCGCCTGGACGGCTACAAAGCGCTGCGCGTCGGCGGCCGGACCTTCACACTATCCAAAACGAAAAGCGGGGTGGCGCCATGA
- a CDS encoding thioredoxin family protein, with the protein MTRLLPRLMAALAGVFLLLFLFLWFPPRGAAAATDMAALSDYGPAPEFSEIQQWHNGPALSMAALRGKVVLVDFWTHDCINCIRTLPHVSKWYDRYKDQGLVVVGVHTPEFAFEREPRNVAAAIQRFKLRYPVAQDNRYATWRAYGTQYWPSVYLIDRQGHIRMKHVGEGNYEETEQAIRQLLAGTP; encoded by the coding sequence ATGACACGCTTGCTGCCCCGATTGATGGCCGCCCTTGCCGGCGTCTTCCTGCTCCTGTTTCTGTTCCTGTGGTTCCCTCCGCGTGGAGCCGCCGCCGCCACGGATATGGCGGCGCTCTCCGATTACGGCCCCGCGCCGGAGTTCAGCGAAATCCAGCAATGGCATAACGGCCCCGCACTGAGCATGGCCGCCCTGCGTGGCAAGGTGGTGCTGGTCGACTTTTGGACGCATGACTGCATCAACTGCATCCGCACGCTGCCGCATGTGAGCAAATGGTATGACCGGTATAAGGACCAGGGGCTGGTGGTGGTCGGCGTGCACACGCCGGAATTCGCCTTCGAACGCGAGCCGCGCAATGTGGCGGCGGCGATCCAGCGCTTCAAGCTGCGCTATCCGGTGGCGCAGGACAACCGCTATGCCACCTGGCGCGCTTACGGCACGCAGTATTGGCCCAGCGTCTATCTGATCGACCGCCAGGGCCATATCCGCATGAAGCACGTTGGCGAAGGCAACTACGAAGAAACCGAGCAGGCCATTCGCCAGCTGCTCGCCGGCACGCCTTGA
- a CDS encoding ATP-binding protein — MFGRLMLILVLGLVLAQALSFGVFLLQRMQSGKSMMLYSLGKDVASTVAILERLPAEERAGWLKNLERRNYRYQLGYIAMGAPLEIPLVDEVRESLRSALAASYPVVITAAPEGGKRLDMHLKLSDGTPLTVILTPSFMPLPDWLLPVIAIQLAVLIAFLWLAVRLATYPLAQLARAADLTEPQGAAQPLSEDGPLEVAQAAKAFNAMRARIDGFLSERMQILAAVSHDLQTPITRMRLRAELLDDATQRDRMLYDLQAMQMLVEEGIAYARNAHGLNETPCRTDLDALLGSLVYDYTDAGQAVRLSGELKLVLLTRPHALRRIVTNLADNALKFGKDVEIVLAREAGGRYSISVLDRGPGIPAEEREAVMQPFYRIESSRNRDTGGTGLGLAIVQQLTLALGGTLSLAQREGGGLAAQVLLPAA, encoded by the coding sequence ATGTTTGGCCGCCTGATGCTGATCCTGGTGCTTGGCTTGGTGCTGGCACAGGCACTGTCCTTCGGCGTCTTCCTGCTGCAGCGCATGCAGTCCGGCAAAAGCATGATGCTGTATTCGCTGGGTAAGGACGTTGCCAGCACGGTCGCCATCCTGGAGCGCCTGCCGGCGGAGGAGCGTGCAGGTTGGCTGAAAAATCTGGAGCGCCGCAACTACCGCTATCAGCTGGGATATATTGCCATGGGCGCGCCGCTGGAGATACCGCTGGTGGACGAGGTGAGGGAGTCGCTGCGCAGCGCCTTGGCCGCCAGCTATCCCGTCGTCATTACGGCCGCGCCGGAAGGTGGCAAGCGCCTGGATATGCACCTGAAACTGTCCGACGGCACGCCGCTGACCGTCATCCTCACGCCATCCTTCATGCCGCTGCCGGACTGGCTGCTGCCCGTGATCGCCATCCAGCTGGCCGTTCTGATCGCCTTCCTGTGGCTGGCGGTGCGGCTGGCGACGTACCCGCTGGCTCAGCTGGCGCGGGCCGCCGACCTCACCGAGCCGCAGGGCGCGGCCCAGCCGCTGTCGGAAGATGGCCCGCTGGAGGTCGCGCAGGCCGCCAAGGCCTTCAACGCCATGCGGGCGCGCATCGACGGCTTCCTGTCCGAGCGCATGCAGATACTGGCGGCGGTCTCGCATGATCTGCAGACCCCGATCACGCGCATGCGTCTGCGTGCCGAATTGCTGGATGACGCCACCCAGCGCGACAGGATGCTCTACGATCTGCAGGCGATGCAGATGCTGGTGGAAGAGGGCATCGCCTACGCGCGCAATGCCCATGGACTGAACGAGACGCCCTGTCGCACCGATCTTGATGCGCTGCTGGGCAGCCTGGTGTACGACTACACCGATGCCGGCCAGGCAGTGCGCCTGAGCGGGGAATTGAAGCTGGTCCTGCTCACGCGGCCGCATGCACTGCGCCGCATCGTCACCAATCTGGCCGATAACGCCCTCAAATTCGGCAAGGACGTGGAAATCGTGCTGGCGCGCGAAGCTGGTGGACGCTATTCGATTTCGGTACTGGACCGCGGCCCGGGCATTCCAGCCGAAGAACGCGAGGCCGTGATGCAGCCCTTCTACCGCATTGAGAGTTCACGCAACCGCGATACCGGCGGCACCGGTCTTGGGCTGGCCATCGTCCAGCAACTGACGCTGGCGCTGGGCGGCACCTTGAGCCTGGCGCAGCGCGAGGGCGGCGGGTTGGCGGCGCAGGTTCTGCTGCCGGCCGCCTAG
- a CDS encoding DUF2147 domain-containing protein: MKQMLKLSLAVTVLLAGGAYAHAARAEAPEAGRWVTENGNLEVEIAACGESYCGIVTQVLANNAMTGPGGEKIPVEPNAPSPVGKKILFDLLPMAGGGWQGRIYNRTSNKTYNSQLVAQGQGRLQVRIYEDDPAKGMIQVWRRRGLAAQ; the protein is encoded by the coding sequence ATGAAACAGATGCTGAAACTGAGCCTGGCCGTCACCGTTCTGCTGGCGGGCGGCGCCTATGCCCACGCCGCCAGGGCCGAGGCGCCGGAAGCCGGACGCTGGGTGACCGAAAACGGCAACCTGGAAGTGGAAATCGCCGCTTGCGGCGAAAGCTATTGCGGCATCGTCACCCAGGTATTGGCGAACAACGCCATGACCGGTCCCGGCGGCGAAAAGATACCGGTGGAGCCGAACGCGCCTTCGCCGGTCGGCAAAAAAATCCTCTTCGATCTGCTGCCGATGGCAGGCGGTGGCTGGCAAGGCCGCATCTATAACCGCACCAGCAACAAGACCTATAACAGCCAGCTTGTGGCACAGGGCCAAGGACGGCTGCAGGTCAGGATTTACGAAGACGATCCTGCCAAGGGCATGATTCAGGTCTGGCGCCGCCGTGGCCTGGCCGCACAATAA
- the sigJ gene encoding RNA polymerase sigma factor SigJ, translated as MSAADGLAEFQPHTRYMKALAYRMLGSRAEAEDVVQEAWLRWHGAQRTVVENPRAFLARTVTHLCLDQIKSAQVRREVYIGTWLPEPLVDAMEEYQPGPEAAHELAHDLSFAFMLALERLSPLERAAFLLHDIFGQSFAEIAATLERSEAACRQLAARARGKLQQQDRKASRAPQEGERLAAAFAAAVRDGDIDALSSVLAADARFFSDGGGKVEAVPHILFGRELVAKVILGFSRQRPEGMQLRPATVNGLPGFVLLQAGRVIQTLALQAGTAGEIESIYITRNPDKLQQVAA; from the coding sequence ATGAGCGCCGCCGACGGCCTGGCCGAATTCCAGCCGCATACGCGTTATATGAAGGCGCTGGCCTACCGCATGCTCGGTTCGCGCGCCGAGGCGGAGGATGTGGTGCAGGAAGCCTGGCTGCGCTGGCATGGCGCGCAGCGCACGGTGGTGGAGAATCCGCGCGCCTTCCTGGCGCGTACCGTAACCCATCTGTGCCTGGACCAGATCAAGTCGGCCCAGGTGCGGCGTGAAGTATATATTGGCACCTGGCTGCCGGAGCCCCTGGTGGATGCGATGGAAGAGTATCAGCCTGGCCCTGAAGCGGCGCATGAACTGGCGCACGATCTGTCCTTTGCCTTCATGCTGGCGTTGGAACGCCTGTCGCCGCTGGAACGTGCGGCCTTCCTGTTGCATGATATTTTTGGCCAGAGTTTCGCCGAAATCGCCGCTACGCTGGAACGCAGCGAAGCGGCCTGCCGCCAACTGGCGGCACGGGCGCGCGGCAAGCTGCAGCAGCAGGACCGGAAGGCATCCAGGGCGCCACAGGAAGGAGAGCGCCTTGCGGCTGCCTTTGCCGCCGCCGTGCGCGATGGCGATATCGACGCGCTGTCGTCAGTACTGGCGGCCGATGCCCGCTTCTTCTCCGACGGCGGCGGCAAGGTTGAAGCCGTGCCGCATATCCTGTTCGGACGCGAGCTGGTGGCCAAGGTCATTCTCGGCTTCTCACGTCAGAGGCCGGAGGGCATGCAGCTGCGTCCCGCCACGGTCAACGGCCTGCCTGGCTTCGTGCTGTTGCAGGCCGGCCGCGTCATCCAGACGCTGGCGCTGCAAGCCGGAACCGCCGGCGAGATCGAATCCATCTACATCACCCGCAACCCCGACAAGCTGCAGCAGGTCGCCGCCTGA
- a CDS encoding NADP-dependent oxidoreductase, translated as MSRNASSNRRIVLAARPQGAPTPQDFRLEEQAVPVPEDGQVLLRTLYLSLDPYMRGRMNEGSTYAEPLALGEVMVGGTVSRVAASRHPDFREGELVLGTSGWQEYALSDGEGLTALGELAQPSHALGVMGMPGFTAWHGLLNIGQPKPGETVVVGAASGAVGAVVGQIARLRGARVVGIAGGAEKCRYVVEELGFDACIDRYDPQFSQKLAAACPDGIDVYFESVGGTVFDAVLPLLNENARVPVCGFISHYNDKAAAPGPDRLPALMTALLYKRIRLQGFIILDHYAEGYAQFLREMGGWVAEGKVKLREDVVDGLDAAPAGLIGLLEGKNFGKAVVRVAW; from the coding sequence ATGTCCCGCAATGCCAGCAGCAACCGCCGCATCGTCCTGGCCGCCCGTCCGCAAGGTGCTCCGACGCCGCAGGACTTCCGCCTGGAAGAGCAGGCCGTGCCTGTGCCGGAAGACGGCCAGGTGCTGCTGCGTACCTTGTATCTCTCGCTCGATCCCTATATGCGCGGCCGCATGAACGAGGGCTCCACCTATGCCGAGCCGCTGGCGCTGGGCGAGGTGATGGTGGGTGGTACGGTGAGTCGGGTGGCGGCTTCGCGCCATCCTGACTTCCGTGAAGGTGAACTGGTGCTGGGCACTTCCGGCTGGCAGGAATACGCGCTGTCCGATGGCGAGGGATTGACGGCGCTGGGCGAGCTGGCGCAACCCTCGCATGCGCTGGGCGTGATGGGCATGCCGGGCTTCACCGCCTGGCACGGTCTGCTGAACATCGGCCAGCCCAAGCCGGGTGAGACAGTGGTGGTGGGTGCGGCCAGCGGCGCGGTGGGTGCGGTGGTAGGGCAGATTGCCCGGCTGAGAGGTGCGCGTGTGGTGGGCATTGCCGGTGGCGCCGAAAAGTGCCGCTATGTGGTTGAGGAACTGGGCTTTGACGCTTGCATCGACCGCTACGATCCGCAGTTCTCCCAGAAGCTGGCCGCCGCCTGCCCGGATGGCATCGACGTCTATTTCGAGAGCGTAGGCGGGACAGTGTTCGATGCGGTGCTGCCGCTGCTGAACGAGAATGCGCGCGTGCCGGTGTGCGGTTTCATCTCGCATTACAACGATAAGGCGGCGGCACCCGGCCCCGATCGTCTGCCCGCCTTGATGACGGCCTTGCTGTATAAGCGCATCCGCCTGCAGGGTTTCATCATCCTTGACCATTATGCCGAGGGCTATGCGCAATTCCTGCGCGAGATGGGCGGCTGGGTGGCCGAGGGTAAGGTCAAGCTGCGCGAGGATGTCGTGGATGGTCTGGACGCCGCGCCGGCTGGTCTGATAGGCCTGCTGGAAGGGAAGAACTTCGGCAAGGCCGTGGTGCGCGTGGCGTGGTGA
- a CDS encoding response regulator, with the protein MEQNDNILIVDDDREIRELLAEYLRKNGFQVSVAANGKQMRTALEVTAFDLVVLDLMLPGEDGLTLCRELRASRHKTVPILMLTALADETDRVVGLEMGADDYLTKPFATRELMARIRAVLRRTRMLPPNMQREEGNNQIAFGDWLLDTAARHLLDASGAMVALSGAEYRLLRVFLDHPQRVLTRDQLLNLTQGREADIFDRSIDLLVSRLRQRLMEDAREPRYIKTVRSEGYVFSVAVRLAGGDAA; encoded by the coding sequence ATGGAACAAAACGACAACATACTGATCGTCGATGACGACCGCGAGATCCGCGAGCTGCTGGCTGAATACCTGCGCAAGAACGGCTTCCAGGTCAGCGTGGCGGCCAACGGCAAGCAGATGCGCACCGCGCTGGAAGTGACGGCCTTCGACCTGGTCGTGCTGGACCTGATGCTGCCTGGCGAAGACGGCTTGACCCTGTGCCGCGAACTGCGCGCCAGCCGCCACAAGACCGTGCCGATCCTGATGCTGACCGCGCTGGCCGACGAAACCGACCGTGTGGTGGGCCTGGAGATGGGCGCCGACGATTATCTGACCAAGCCCTTCGCCACGCGCGAGCTGATGGCGCGCATCCGCGCCGTGCTGCGCCGCACGCGCATGCTGCCGCCAAATATGCAGCGTGAGGAGGGCAACAACCAGATCGCTTTCGGCGACTGGCTGCTCGACACCGCGGCGCGGCATCTGCTCGACGCCAGCGGCGCCATGGTGGCGCTGAGCGGCGCCGAATACCGTCTGCTGCGCGTCTTTCTCGACCACCCGCAGCGGGTGCTGACGCGCGACCAGTTGCTGAATCTGACGCAAGGCCGCGAGGCCGATATTTTCGACCGCTCGATCGACCTGCTGGTGAGCCGTCTGCGCCAGCGGCTGATGGAGGATGCGCGCGAGCCGCGCTATATCAAGACCGTGCGCAGCGAGGGCTATGTGTTCAGCGTTGCCGTGCGATTGGCGGGCGGGGACGCGGCGTGA
- a CDS encoding SAM-dependent methyltransferase, with product MPDSVNKQDPAPRQQAEAAWQELARAIAAADNVSEKGPDHPLPPDQVGELTIIGSGIETVGFSLGDQELIRSADHVFYCVADPATVVWIRDLRPDAHDLYVLYDDNKVRYVTYMQMAEAMLHHVRQAKKVVAIYYGHPGVFVLSTHRAILIARREGHRATMRAGVSALDCLCADLGVDPSHPGLQTHEASDMLIRLRKPDTSLHVVLWQVGLIGEMGFRRKGYVNSNFSILIDYLQGVYGKDYPVTHYVASRYPTIPPLIETYPLSRLHEPDIQLRVTGISTFYLAPRDAVEADHDMLQRLGLLQPGETVKPAGSPLRDIGHYGPREMKAFKAFKNFRIPRDYRWQEDTGASRFLLRLKQDLDFQDLYRHAPGQAVAAEAFSGLSEREQYLLATRDPGGIQIAAKGAALRSDANQGFLHALLNQRPLARQVLQLAQSKTQGGKDKLVQLAGKHDLSPDMDNMRSDIDLLLREHLGAWTGVYYGDAGQLIVLIGNAGGPRRSGLFVNGVQIRPFKFQRGVLQWQAQRGNRSNGLLRFDVDQNGKRRLIGCNIWPAGQDMPKNAAFSAREPELQRPHASQRVGRYRQASSGGTLELAVASDAQRGRYLAARLNGQVLPGALKADGNSLTVGESRFEFGAPDSGADGLWLPQAGQLDLFGGRYIVRVAGKGQTVSHTLVLGRGEAAIDGAAVTPAVTGLTAFTWSDGPAQARSGSLQVQIDPVTLLPLLFGTLQTAAGEQQQCYGMVAAGPNAVAERPEADFGLPLPAWQSLVALCSNASRTGGLLLWHKWEKAQFTAKVMNVALRRLLP from the coding sequence ATGCCGGATTCCGTCAACAAGCAAGACCCCGCCCCGCGCCAGCAGGCCGAAGCAGCCTGGCAGGAGCTGGCGCGCGCCATCGCCGCAGCCGATAATGTCAGCGAAAAAGGACCGGACCATCCCCTGCCGCCGGACCAGGTGGGCGAACTGACCATCATCGGCTCCGGCATCGAGACGGTCGGCTTCTCGCTCGGCGACCAGGAACTGATACGCAGCGCCGACCATGTTTTCTACTGCGTGGCCGATCCGGCCACCGTGGTCTGGATCAGGGACTTAAGGCCAGACGCGCATGACCTGTACGTGCTGTACGACGACAACAAGGTGCGTTATGTGACGTATATGCAGATGGCGGAGGCCATGCTCCACCACGTGCGCCAGGCGAAGAAGGTGGTGGCGATCTACTACGGGCATCCAGGCGTCTTCGTCCTCTCCACCCACCGCGCCATCCTGATCGCCCGCCGCGAAGGACACCGCGCCACCATGCGCGCCGGCGTCAGCGCGCTGGATTGCCTGTGCGCCGACCTGGGCGTGGACCCCAGCCACCCCGGTCTGCAAACCCACGAGGCTTCGGACATGCTGATCCGATTGCGCAAGCCGGACACCAGCCTGCACGTGGTGCTATGGCAGGTCGGCCTGATCGGCGAAATGGGCTTTCGCCGCAAGGGCTATGTGAACAGCAATTTCTCCATACTCATCGACTATCTGCAAGGGGTATACGGCAAGGACTATCCCGTCACCCACTATGTGGCTTCGCGCTATCCGACCATCCCGCCGCTGATCGAAACCTATCCCCTCTCCCGCCTGCACGAGCCGGACATCCAGCTGCGCGTGACCGGCATCTCCACCTTCTATCTGGCGCCGCGCGACGCGGTGGAGGCGGACCACGATATGCTGCAGCGCCTTGGCCTGCTGCAGCCCGGCGAGACGGTCAAGCCGGCAGGCAGTCCGCTGCGCGATATCGGCCACTATGGACCGCGTGAGATGAAAGCGTTCAAAGCGTTCAAGAACTTCCGCATCCCGCGCGATTACCGCTGGCAGGAAGACACCGGCGCCAGCCGCTTCCTGCTGCGGCTCAAGCAGGATCTGGACTTCCAGGATCTGTACCGCCACGCGCCCGGCCAGGCCGTTGCCGCCGAAGCCTTTTCCGGCCTGAGCGAGCGCGAACAGTATCTGCTGGCGACGCGCGATCCAGGCGGCATCCAGATCGCAGCCAAGGGCGCCGCCCTGCGTTCGGACGCCAACCAGGGCTTCCTGCATGCGCTGCTGAACCAGCGGCCACTGGCGCGCCAGGTGCTGCAATTGGCGCAGTCCAAAACCCAGGGCGGCAAGGACAAGCTGGTCCAGCTGGCAGGCAAGCACGATCTGTCGCCGGATATGGACAATATGCGCAGCGATATCGACCTGCTGCTGCGCGAGCACCTGGGCGCCTGGACCGGCGTGTATTACGGCGATGCAGGCCAGTTGATCGTCCTGATCGGCAATGCCGGCGGGCCACGCCGCAGCGGCTTGTTCGTCAATGGCGTCCAGATACGGCCCTTCAAATTCCAGCGCGGCGTGCTGCAATGGCAGGCGCAGCGCGGCAACCGCAGCAACGGCCTGCTGCGCTTCGATGTGGACCAGAACGGCAAGCGGCGTCTGATCGGCTGCAATATCTGGCCCGCCGGGCAGGATATGCCGAAGAATGCCGCCTTCTCCGCGCGCGAACCCGAACTGCAAAGACCGCACGCCAGCCAGCGCGTGGGCCGCTACCGCCAGGCCAGCAGTGGCGGCACGCTGGAACTGGCTGTCGCCAGCGATGCGCAGCGCGGGCGCTATCTGGCGGCCCGCCTCAACGGCCAAGTGCTGCCCGGCGCGCTCAAGGCCGACGGCAACAGCCTGACGGTGGGCGAGAGCCGCTTCGAGTTCGGCGCGCCGGACAGCGGCGCCGATGGCCTCTGGCTGCCGCAAGCCGGCCAGCTCGACCTGTTCGGCGGGCGCTATATCGTGCGCGTGGCCGGCAAGGGGCAAACCGTGTCCCACACCCTGGTGCTGGGCCGGGGCGAGGCGGCTATCGACGGCGCCGCCGTTACGCCAGCGGTGACGGGTCTGACGGCCTTCACCTGGTCGGATGGTCCGGCGCAAGCGCGCAGCGGCAGCCTGCAGGTACAGATCGACCCTGTGACCTTGCTTCCGCTGCTCTTCGGGACCCTGCAGACGGCGGCAGGCGAGCAACAGCAGTGCTATGGCATGGTGGCGGCCGGCCCCAATGCTGTGGCCGAGCGGCCCGAAGCCGATTTCGGCCTGCCCTTGCCCGCCTGGCAATCGCTGGTGGCCCTATGTTCCAACGCCAGCCGCACGGGCGGCCTGCTGCTTTGGCATAAATGGGAAAAGGCGCAGTTCACGGCCAAGGTCATGAATGTGGCCCTGCGCCGCCTGCTGCCCTGA
- a CDS encoding putative glycolipid-binding domain-containing protein, translated as MNKVCRWVPEQGVGLEHLELRETEQGLLAAGMVIGSRYASSYGLFYEIELARDWTVRQVRLASPDGARLLLSADGAGRWFDADGQPLPALDGCIDVDISASCFTNTIPIRRLGEGLRQRQLIDVAFIRIPGMSVEKAEQAYTMAGAPDRYRYEGVSSHFEAMLKVDADGFVTDYPQLFKRIA; from the coding sequence ATGAACAAGGTTTGCCGCTGGGTGCCCGAGCAGGGCGTTGGCCTGGAACATCTGGAATTGCGCGAAACGGAACAGGGCTTGCTGGCCGCCGGCATGGTCATCGGCAGCCGCTACGCGTCGAGCTATGGCCTGTTCTACGAAATCGAACTGGCGCGCGACTGGACCGTGCGCCAGGTGCGCCTGGCCAGCCCGGACGGCGCGCGCCTGCTGCTGAGTGCTGACGGCGCGGGCCGCTGGTTCGACGCGGATGGCCAGCCTTTGCCAGCACTGGACGGCTGCATCGACGTCGATATCTCGGCCAGCTGCTTCACCAACACCATTCCCATTCGCCGCCTGGGCGAAGGGCTGCGCCAACGCCAGCTTATCGATGTTGCCTTCATCCGCATTCCCGGCATGAGCGTGGAAAAGGCGGAGCAGGCTTACACCATGGCCGGCGCACCTGACCGCTACCGTTACGAAGGCGTGTCCAGCCATTTTGAGGCCATGCTCAAGGTCGATGCCGATGGTTTTGTCACCGACTACCCGCAACTGTTCAAGCGCATCGCCTGA